A single Pantoea rwandensis DNA region contains:
- a CDS encoding Zn-dependent oxidoreductase, which translates to MKSVVIEQPGELVLAERALPEPAAGEVRVKVQFASICGSDVHIWHGHNPFAKYPRVIGHEFFGLIDAVGEGVDAARIGERVAVDPVVSCGHCYPCSIGRPNVCKELQVIGVHRDGGFSEFAVAPAKNAFALPASIPDKLASLVEPFTIAANITAFLKPQVNDVALIYGAGPMGLTAIQVLKGVYGVEKVLVVDRLPERLALAQANGADQVFNNSDIPLAAQLEGVQPTLIIDAACHPTILAEAAALASPAARIGLLGFSGEPCSITQQALTSKELSLFTSRLNSHRFPQVIEWMEKGQIQPEKLVTHYFPLAEIERAMTLFEKDPRTCCKVILHMG; encoded by the coding sequence ATGAAAAGTGTCGTAATTGAACAACCGGGTGAACTGGTGCTGGCAGAACGCGCATTGCCAGAACCTGCCGCAGGCGAAGTGCGTGTCAAAGTACAGTTTGCCAGTATCTGCGGTTCAGATGTGCACATCTGGCACGGCCATAATCCCTTCGCCAAATACCCGCGCGTGATTGGTCACGAGTTCTTCGGCTTGATCGATGCCGTCGGTGAAGGCGTGGATGCCGCGCGTATCGGTGAGCGTGTCGCGGTGGATCCGGTGGTGAGCTGCGGGCACTGCTACCCTTGCTCCATCGGCCGCCCGAACGTCTGCAAAGAATTGCAGGTGATCGGTGTGCACCGTGACGGCGGTTTCAGCGAGTTCGCGGTGGCACCGGCGAAGAACGCATTCGCTCTGCCGGCTTCCATTCCCGACAAACTGGCCAGCCTGGTGGAGCCCTTCACCATCGCGGCGAACATCACCGCCTTCCTTAAGCCGCAGGTCAATGACGTGGCGCTGATTTACGGCGCAGGCCCGATGGGCTTAACCGCGATTCAGGTGCTCAAAGGCGTCTACGGCGTAGAAAAAGTGCTGGTGGTGGATCGCCTGCCGGAACGTCTGGCGCTGGCGCAAGCAAATGGCGCCGATCAGGTGTTCAACAACAGCGACATTCCGCTGGCCGCACAGCTTGAAGGCGTGCAACCCACGCTGATCATTGATGCCGCCTGCCATCCCACCATCCTGGCCGAAGCCGCTGCCCTCGCCTCTCCGGCGGCGCGTATTGGCCTGCTGGGCTTCTCTGGTGAACCTTGCAGCATTACGCAGCAGGCATTAACCAGCAAAGAGCTGTCGCTGTTCACTTCGCGTCTTAACAGCCATCGCTTCCCGCAGGTGATTGAGTGGATGGAGAAAGGTCAGATTCAGCCAGAAAAACTCGTCACGCACTATTTCCCGCTGGCGGAGATTGAACGTGCGATGACGCTGTTCGAAAAAGATCCGCGCACTTGCTGCAAAGTGATTCTGCACATGGGTTAA
- the yegS gene encoding lipid kinase YegS has translation MQNKPLTLLILNGKGAGNEDLRAAVNTLREEGFNLAVRVTWEKGDGDRYVQEAVALQAETVVAGGGDGTINEIATALAAVAEEQRPALGILPLGTANDFATSVGIPAEMEPALRLAVLGKASAIDLARVNGDRYFINMATGGFGTRITTETPEKLKSALGGVSYFIHGLMRVDALKPDSCEISGPGFAWQGDALVIGIGNGRQAGGGQKLCPDALINDGQLNLSIVTAQELLPTLLHSLTRNDENPNIVSAQLQSLRIRSPHEMTFNLDGEPLTGSEFEIEVMPGALSCRLPPQCPLLA, from the coding sequence ATGCAAAACAAACCACTGACGCTGCTGATCCTCAATGGAAAAGGCGCGGGCAATGAAGATTTGCGTGCGGCGGTTAATACGCTGCGTGAGGAAGGCTTTAATCTGGCGGTGCGCGTGACCTGGGAAAAGGGCGACGGCGACCGTTACGTGCAGGAAGCGGTGGCGTTGCAGGCTGAAACCGTGGTCGCCGGTGGCGGCGATGGCACCATCAATGAGATTGCCACAGCGCTGGCGGCGGTGGCTGAAGAGCAACGTCCGGCGCTGGGTATTCTGCCGCTTGGCACGGCCAATGATTTCGCCACCAGCGTCGGTATTCCAGCGGAGATGGAACCGGCACTGCGTCTGGCGGTGTTGGGCAAAGCCAGCGCGATTGATTTGGCGCGCGTGAATGGCGATCGCTATTTTATCAATATGGCGACCGGTGGCTTTGGCACGCGTATCACCACGGAGACGCCGGAGAAATTGAAATCGGCTTTGGGCGGCGTGTCGTACTTTATTCACGGTTTGATGCGGGTGGATGCGCTGAAGCCGGATAGTTGTGAGATCAGCGGACCGGGCTTTGCGTGGCAAGGCGATGCATTGGTGATCGGCATTGGTAATGGTCGTCAGGCGGGTGGCGGGCAGAAGTTGTGTCCGGATGCGTTGATCAATGATGGGCAGCTGAATCTGAGCATTGTGACCGCGCAGGAGCTGTTGCCAACGCTACTGCATTCGCTGACGCGCAATGATGAGAACCCGAATATTGTCTCGGCGCAGTTGCAATCGCTACGCATTCGCTCCCCGCATGAGATGACGTTTAATCTGGATGGCGAGCCGCTGACCGGTAGTGAATTTGAAATTGAAGTGATGCCCGGCGCGCTGAGCTGCCGTCTGCCGCCGCAGTGCCCACTGCTGGCGTGA
- a CDS encoding Gfo/Idh/MocA family protein, which produces MNKVRIGMIGSGYIGRCHAIAYAQAPTVFALKGEIVREMLAEVNPELAAKQAATFGFARSTGDWHELVRDPNIDVVDICAPNFLHKEMALEAIRNGKHVYSEKPLSLSVADAEEMVQAAQQAGVKTLVGFNYMKNPTSQLAREIIARGEIGEVIHFYGTHNEDYLARPETPLDWHCQKALAGLGALCDLAAHIVNMAHYLVGDIEEVSGDMMTVIKQRPDPKDHSRLLPVENEDQASALLRFKNGAHGVFETSRIACGSKMGLTYVVTGTKGTLRYTQERMAELELYIHDEPAGRQGFKTILTGPAHPDYANFCVSAGHGIGFNDQKTVEIRDLINGIAAGDRMWPDFAEGLQVQKVLEAVAVSAVERRWMKV; this is translated from the coding sequence ATGAACAAAGTCAGAATCGGTATGATCGGCAGTGGTTACATTGGTCGTTGTCACGCCATTGCTTACGCGCAGGCCCCCACTGTTTTCGCACTGAAAGGTGAAATCGTGCGGGAAATGCTGGCAGAGGTGAACCCGGAACTGGCCGCGAAACAGGCGGCAACCTTTGGCTTTGCCCGTTCAACCGGCGACTGGCATGAGCTGGTGCGCGATCCCAACATTGATGTGGTCGATATCTGCGCGCCGAACTTCCTGCACAAAGAGATGGCGCTGGAAGCGATTCGTAACGGCAAACACGTTTACTCGGAAAAACCGCTCTCCCTGTCCGTGGCCGATGCAGAAGAGATGGTGCAGGCCGCGCAGCAGGCAGGCGTCAAAACGCTGGTGGGCTTCAACTACATGAAAAACCCGACCAGCCAGCTGGCGCGTGAAATCATTGCGCGCGGTGAGATTGGAGAAGTGATTCATTTCTACGGTACGCATAATGAAGATTATCTGGCACGTCCGGAAACACCGCTCGATTGGCACTGCCAAAAAGCGCTGGCCGGTTTAGGTGCGCTGTGCGATTTGGCGGCGCATATCGTCAATATGGCGCACTATCTGGTCGGGGATATCGAAGAAGTCAGCGGCGATATGATGACGGTGATTAAACAGCGTCCCGATCCGAAAGATCATTCACGTTTGTTGCCAGTTGAGAACGAAGATCAGGCCAGCGCGCTGCTGCGCTTTAAAAACGGTGCGCACGGTGTGTTTGAAACTTCACGCATCGCCTGCGGCAGCAAAATGGGCCTGACCTATGTGGTCACCGGCACCAAAGGCACCCTGCGCTACACCCAGGAGCGTATGGCCGAGCTTGAGCTGTATATCCATGATGAACCCGCTGGACGTCAGGGCTTCAAAACCATTCTGACCGGCCCGGCCCATCCTGATTACGCCAACTTCTGCGTATCAGCCGGTCATGGTATTGGTTTTAACGATCAGAAAACCGTCGAGATCCGCGATTTGATCAACGGTATCGCGGCAGGCGATCGCATGTGGCCTGATTTTGCCGAAGGCTTGCAGGTACAGAAAGTACTGGAAGCGGTCGCGGTGTCCGCCGTCGAGCGTCGCTGGATGAAGGTGTAA
- the baeR gene encoding two-component system response regulator BaeR: MSPDNHDPLILVVEDEPKLAQLMIDYLQASNYRTHHIADGNEVLSYVQHSPPDLMLLDLMLPGRDGLTLCREIRRFSELPIIMVTARTEEIDRLLGLEIGADDYICKPFSPREVVARVKTILRRVKRSPEEAQLASHLLIDEGRFQASWREQQLELTPAEFRLLKTLALEPGKVFSREQLLNHLYDDYRVVTDRTIDSHIKNLRRKLENLDAEQPFIRAVYGMGYRWEADVCRLM, encoded by the coding sequence ATGAGCCCGGATAATCACGATCCACTGATCCTTGTTGTTGAAGATGAACCCAAACTGGCGCAGCTGATGATTGATTATCTGCAGGCGTCCAACTATCGCACTCACCATATTGCGGATGGCAATGAGGTGCTGAGCTATGTGCAGCACTCGCCGCCAGATTTGATGCTGCTGGATTTGATGCTGCCGGGCCGTGATGGCTTAACGCTGTGCCGCGAGATCCGCCGTTTCTCTGAGCTGCCGATCATCATGGTCACCGCGCGCACCGAGGAGATTGACCGCTTGCTGGGGCTGGAGATTGGCGCAGACGATTACATCTGCAAGCCTTTCAGCCCGCGTGAAGTGGTGGCGCGTGTGAAAACCATTCTGCGCCGCGTGAAACGTTCGCCCGAAGAGGCGCAACTCGCCTCGCATCTGCTGATTGATGAAGGGCGTTTTCAGGCCAGCTGGCGTGAACAGCAACTGGAACTGACCCCTGCTGAATTCCGCTTGCTGAAAACCCTGGCGCTGGAGCCGGGTAAAGTGTTCTCGCGCGAACAGTTGCTGAACCATCTTTATGACGATTATCGCGTGGTCACCGACCGTACTATCGATAGCCATATCAAAAACCTGCGTCGTAAGCTGGAAAATCTCGATGCGGAGCAGCCGTTTATTCGCGCGGTGTACGGCATGGGTTATCGCTGGGAAGCGGACGTCTGTCGCCTGATGTAG
- a CDS encoding GntR family transcriptional regulator encodes MSIAYTITTSEPVNQQIYRYLRKDIVTCAIHPGSLLSEKEVSARFNVSRQPVREAFIKLAEAGLVQVLPQRGTFVRKISAQRVADGRFIREAVEIAVVRRAAQEITPEGLMALEHNLQLQRLAAERHDSQAFLTLDDEFHRLIAEGINCLLAWETVENIKATMDRVRFLTLSEVSPPESLIQQHENIYQALKAQDVEAAEAAMRRHLQEMILTITPIAERNSEWFESP; translated from the coding sequence ATGTCGATTGCCTATACCATAACCACCAGCGAACCCGTAAATCAGCAGATCTATCGTTATCTGCGCAAAGATATCGTGACCTGCGCCATTCATCCGGGCTCGTTGCTGTCGGAAAAGGAAGTGTCCGCGCGCTTTAATGTGTCGCGCCAGCCGGTACGCGAAGCCTTTATCAAACTGGCGGAAGCGGGCCTGGTGCAGGTGCTGCCGCAGCGTGGCACATTCGTGCGCAAGATTTCCGCCCAGCGCGTGGCTGACGGCCGTTTTATCCGTGAAGCGGTGGAGATCGCCGTGGTGCGTCGTGCTGCGCAGGAGATCACCCCTGAGGGATTGATGGCGCTGGAGCATAACTTACAGCTGCAACGCTTAGCTGCTGAACGCCACGACAGCCAGGCGTTTTTAACGCTGGACGATGAGTTTCATCGCCTGATTGCCGAAGGGATTAACTGCCTGCTGGCGTGGGAAACGGTGGAGAACATCAAAGCCACCATGGATCGCGTGCGCTTCCTGACCCTGAGCGAAGTGTCGCCACCGGAAAGCTTGATTCAGCAGCATGAAAACATCTACCAGGCGTTAAAAGCGCAAGATGTTGAAGCGGCAGAAGCGGCGATGCGCCGTCATCTGCAGGAGATGATTTTGACCATTACGCCGATTGCTGAGCGTAATAGCGAGTGGTTTGAATCGCCTTAG
- the baeS gene encoding two-component system sensor histidine kinase BaeS, whose translation MKQPVKLGIGAKLFVAIFSTCMLVIITMHWGVRLSFEHGFVDYIKKGNEQRLTLLSDALADQYEQHGDWDFLRNNDRLIFTILRSMEQNPGSSTQLPPHGWRTQFWIIDQQYKVLSGPHSPVPPEGTRRNITTSTGKVVGWVIASPAERLTRSTDINFDLQQRRTSWMIVTLTTLLAALVTWLLARGLLAPVKRLVDGTHELAAGKFSTRVEVGSSDEIGQLARDFNQLASSLEKNESNRRAFMADISHELRTPLAIMRGELEAMQDGVRKLTPEAITSLQSEVVVLTKLVDDLHQLSLSDAGALAYRKQPVDVVNLLEVVAGSFGERYRSRELTLTLALPPKAESFGDPDRLMQLFTNLLENSLRYTDAGGEVRVSLQQHGKYWQLRFADSAPGVDAEHQAHLFERFFRAESSRNRASGGSGLGLAICKNIVEAHSGSISADHSDLGGLQIALNLPYVPHQK comes from the coding sequence ATGAAGCAGCCGGTGAAACTCGGCATTGGCGCCAAGCTGTTTGTGGCGATATTTTCCACCTGCATGCTGGTGATCATCACCATGCACTGGGGCGTGCGTCTCAGCTTTGAGCATGGCTTTGTCGATTACATCAAAAAAGGCAATGAGCAACGCTTAACCCTGCTGAGCGATGCACTGGCGGATCAGTACGAGCAGCACGGCGACTGGGATTTCCTGCGGAACAACGATCGGCTGATTTTCACCATTCTGCGTTCGATGGAACAAAATCCCGGCAGCAGTACGCAGCTACCGCCACACGGCTGGCGCACTCAATTCTGGATTATTGATCAGCAGTATAAAGTGTTGTCCGGGCCGCACTCGCCGGTGCCGCCGGAAGGCACCCGTCGCAACATCACCACCAGCACGGGCAAAGTGGTGGGTTGGGTGATCGCCTCGCCCGCTGAGCGGCTAACGCGCAGCACCGATATCAACTTTGACCTGCAGCAGCGGCGTACCAGCTGGATGATCGTCACGCTCACCACGCTGCTGGCGGCGCTGGTCACCTGGCTGCTGGCGCGTGGCTTGCTGGCCCCGGTGAAACGGCTGGTGGATGGCACCCACGAGCTGGCGGCAGGTAAATTTTCCACACGAGTGGAAGTGGGCAGCAGTGATGAAATCGGCCAGCTGGCGCGCGATTTTAACCAGCTCGCCAGTTCGCTGGAAAAGAACGAAAGTAACCGCCGCGCTTTTATGGCCGATATCTCCCACGAGCTGCGCACGCCGCTGGCGATCATGCGCGGTGAGCTGGAAGCGATGCAGGATGGTGTGCGCAAGCTGACGCCGGAAGCCATCACCTCACTGCAGAGCGAAGTGGTGGTGCTGACCAAACTGGTGGACGACCTGCATCAGCTGTCGTTGTCTGACGCGGGCGCCCTCGCCTATCGTAAACAGCCGGTGGATGTGGTGAATCTGTTGGAAGTGGTGGCAGGCAGTTTCGGCGAGCGCTATCGCAGCCGGGAGTTGACGCTCACTCTCGCACTGCCGCCCAAAGCGGAAAGCTTTGGCGATCCCGATCGTTTAATGCAGTTGTTCACGAATCTGCTGGAGAATAGCCTGCGTTACACAGATGCCGGTGGCGAAGTACGGGTCAGCCTGCAGCAACACGGCAAATACTGGCAGTTACGCTTTGCGGATAGCGCGCCTGGCGTGGACGCTGAGCATCAGGCACATCTTTTTGAGCGTTTTTTCCGCGCTGAAAGTTCACGCAATCGCGCCAGCGGCGGCTCTGGATTGGGTCTGGCGATCTGTAAAAACATTGTTGAAGCACACAGCGGCAGCATTTCTGCGGATCACTCTGATTTAGGTGGGCTGCAAATCGCGCTAAACTTGCCGTATGTTCCTCACCAGAAATAG
- a CDS encoding MFS transporter, with translation MLKNLRWTLVLLLFLVYMINYLDRIALSLTVPLVEKDLMINAEQFGMIFGSFFFGYALFNFIGGLATDKFGPTIVLGTAVGMWSLFCGMTALATGFWSMMILRVLFGMAEGPICASANKAINGWFPKKQAATAMGLLSAGSPLGGAVAGPIVGYLALSFGWRPAFVVICLIGLVWMCLWFYFAADNPARSKKVSAEERALVEKLKAEEPADVIDPTGKAHGMGYYLRQPIILVTAFAFFCYNYILFFFLSWFPAYLVQAHGLDIKSMSITTMIPWIVGFVGLALGGWISDKIFNITGKLLLSRKIVLVVSLLAAAICVALAGTIKEVNSAVIMMSISIFFLYITGAIYWAIIQDVVHKSRVGSISGFIHLIGSLSGIVGPIVTGFIVQHTGKFDSAFILAGCVAGIGAMLVLFVIRSPKTIDKPVSA, from the coding sequence ATGTTAAAGAATCTACGCTGGACCCTCGTACTGCTGTTGTTCCTGGTTTATATGATCAACTACCTCGATCGTATTGCCCTTTCTCTGACTGTACCGCTGGTAGAAAAAGATCTGATGATCAACGCCGAACAGTTCGGCATGATTTTCGGTAGTTTCTTCTTTGGCTACGCGCTGTTTAACTTTATCGGTGGCCTGGCGACCGATAAATTCGGCCCTACCATCGTGCTCGGCACCGCTGTCGGTATGTGGTCGCTATTCTGCGGAATGACCGCACTGGCGACTGGCTTCTGGTCGATGATGATTCTGCGTGTGCTGTTCGGCATGGCGGAAGGCCCGATCTGCGCCTCGGCCAACAAAGCGATTAACGGCTGGTTCCCGAAAAAACAGGCGGCTACCGCGATGGGCTTGCTGAGTGCCGGTTCACCGTTGGGTGGCGCGGTAGCCGGTCCGATTGTCGGTTATCTGGCCTTGTCATTCGGCTGGCGTCCGGCGTTCGTGGTGATCTGCCTGATTGGTCTGGTGTGGATGTGCCTGTGGTTCTACTTCGCCGCAGATAATCCCGCGCGCAGCAAAAAAGTCTCTGCAGAAGAGCGCGCACTGGTCGAAAAACTGAAAGCGGAAGAACCGGCTGATGTTATCGATCCGACCGGCAAAGCGCACGGCATGGGCTACTACCTGCGTCAGCCGATTATCCTGGTGACCGCTTTTGCCTTCTTCTGCTACAACTACATTCTGTTCTTCTTCCTGAGCTGGTTCCCGGCCTATCTGGTGCAGGCGCACGGTCTGGACATCAAATCCATGAGTATCACCACTATGATCCCGTGGATTGTCGGCTTCGTCGGCCTGGCATTGGGCGGCTGGATCTCGGATAAGATTTTCAACATCACGGGCAAGCTGCTGCTGTCGCGCAAAATCGTGCTGGTGGTCTCGCTGCTGGCTGCCGCGATCTGCGTGGCACTGGCGGGAACGATTAAAGAGGTCAATTCGGCGGTGATCATGATGTCGATCTCCATCTTCTTCCTCTACATCACCGGTGCGATTTACTGGGCGATTATTCAGGATGTGGTGCACAAAAGCCGTGTCGGCAGCATCAGTGGCTTTATCCATCTGATTGGCAGCCTGTCCGGGATTGTTGGACCGATTGTCACGGGCTTTATCGTGCAGCACACCGGCAAATTCGATAGCGCCTTTATTCTGGCGGGCTGTGTCGCCGGGATTGGTGCGATGTTAGTGCTGTTTGTGATTCGTAGCCCAAAGACCATAGATAAACCGGTGTCCGCATAA
- the yegQ gene encoding tRNA 5-hydroxyuridine modification protein YegQ, with protein MFKPELLSPAGSLKNMRYAFAYGADAVYAGQPRYSLRVRNNEFTHEVLAKGIEEAHQLGKKFYVVVNIAPHNAKLKTFIRDLTPVVEMQPDALIMSDPGLIMLVREAFPEMPIHLSVQANAVNWATVKFWQQMGLTRVILSRELSLDEIAEIRQQVPEMEIEIFVHGALCMAYSGRCLLSGYLNKRDPNQGTCTNACRWEYKVEEGKQDEVGNIVGFHQPVEVQEPTLGVGATTDRVFLLEEKMKPGEVMSAFEDEHGTYIMNSKDLRAVAHVERLSQMGVHSLKIEGRTKSFYYCARTAQVYRRAIDDAAAGKPFDPALLETLEGLAHRGYTEGFLRRHTHDSYQNYEQGFSVSERQQFVGEFTGERRGDWAQIAVKNKFLLGDSVEIMTPQGNLNCTLESMQNDKGAAVEVAPGDGHRVWIPVPESVDLAFALLMRNFTDGNSTYDPHGKKRT; from the coding sequence ATGTTTAAACCTGAACTCCTTTCTCCAGCGGGATCGCTGAAGAATATGCGCTATGCCTTTGCCTACGGCGCTGACGCCGTGTATGCCGGTCAGCCGCGCTACAGCCTGCGCGTACGCAACAATGAATTCACCCACGAAGTGCTGGCCAAAGGCATTGAAGAAGCCCACCAGCTGGGTAAGAAATTCTACGTGGTGGTGAACATCGCGCCGCATAACGCCAAGCTGAAAACCTTTATCCGCGACCTGACGCCGGTGGTGGAGATGCAGCCCGATGCGTTGATCATGTCCGATCCCGGCCTGATTATGCTGGTGCGCGAAGCCTTTCCTGAGATGCCGATTCATCTGTCAGTGCAGGCAAATGCAGTGAACTGGGCGACCGTGAAGTTCTGGCAGCAGATGGGGCTGACCCGCGTGATCTTGTCGCGCGAGCTGTCGCTGGATGAGATTGCTGAGATTCGCCAGCAGGTGCCAGAGATGGAAATTGAGATCTTCGTGCACGGCGCACTGTGCATGGCCTATTCCGGCCGCTGTCTGTTGTCGGGTTATCTCAACAAGCGCGATCCTAATCAGGGCACCTGCACCAACGCCTGCCGCTGGGAATATAAAGTAGAAGAAGGCAAACAGGATGAGGTGGGCAATATTGTCGGTTTCCATCAGCCGGTTGAGGTGCAGGAGCCCACGCTGGGCGTTGGCGCAACGACCGACCGCGTATTTTTATTAGAAGAGAAGATGAAGCCCGGTGAAGTGATGAGTGCCTTTGAAGATGAGCACGGCACTTACATCATGAACTCAAAGGATTTGCGCGCGGTGGCCCACGTCGAGCGCCTGAGCCAGATGGGCGTGCATTCATTAAAAATTGAAGGCCGTACCAAATCTTTCTATTACTGTGCTCGCACCGCGCAGGTATATCGTCGCGCCATCGATGATGCGGCAGCCGGTAAGCCGTTCGATCCGGCGCTGCTGGAGACGCTGGAAGGTCTGGCGCATCGCGGCTATACCGAGGGTTTCCTGCGTCGTCATACTCATGACAGTTATCAGAACTATGAGCAGGGTTTCTCCGTTTCCGAACGCCAGCAGTTTGTCGGGGAATTTACCGGTGAGCGTCGCGGTGACTGGGCGCAGATCGCGGTGAAGAATAAGTTTCTGCTCGGGGATTCCGTGGAGATCATGACGCCGCAGGGCAATCTGAACTGTACGCTGGAATCGATGCAAAATGATAAAGGCGCGGCGGTGGAGGTGGCACCGGGCGATGGACATCGCGTGTGGATCCCGGTACCGGAATCGGTGGATCTGGCCTTTGCCTTGTTGATGCGTAATTTTACTGATGGCAACAGCACCTACGATCCGCACGGAAAAAAGCGCACATAA
- a CDS encoding mannitol dehydrogenase family protein, with protein sequence MLELDRLPADVQRPAYDRSHLKTRMVHIGFGAFHRAHQALATDKLAAEGSDWGYCEVNLNSGALIQALRQQDLLYTLTEMADSSLHTRVIGVVTQALHGKGDGIDAVIEAMSQPDVAIVSMTVTEKGYCYMPSSGKLNPDHPDIVHDLENPTLPRSLPGLILAAIIRRRERGLPPFSVMSCDNMPENGHVTRNVITQLAERHSHELAEYIQTHITFPSTMVDRIVPAMTDAAFDALEARLGSSDPVAVEAEPFFQWVIEDNFVNGRPAWENAGAELVSDVLPFEEMKLRMLNGSHSFLAYLGFLAGYEHISDCMADNHFRTAARALMLQDQAPTLRTQGVDLTAYADSLIARYENRAIKHRTYQIATDGTQKLPQRLLDSVRWHLRNGTSCDYLLLGVAGWMRYVSGVDEQGQAIEIRDPMKEQLASIVAHSDDGAQRVEALLRIQAVFGDDLRYQTAFVSRVIELYNQLNTQGARATVQALVTQA encoded by the coding sequence ATGTTAGAGCTTGATCGCCTTCCCGCCGACGTCCAACGTCCCGCTTATGACCGCAGCCATTTGAAAACCCGCATGGTACACATCGGCTTTGGTGCATTTCATCGTGCGCATCAGGCGCTCGCCACCGATAAACTGGCGGCGGAAGGCAGTGACTGGGGCTACTGCGAAGTGAATCTCAACAGCGGCGCATTGATTCAGGCGCTGCGCCAGCAGGATTTGCTCTACACCCTTACCGAGATGGCCGATAGCAGCCTGCACACCCGCGTGATTGGCGTGGTGACGCAAGCGCTGCATGGCAAAGGCGACGGCATTGATGCGGTGATTGAGGCGATGAGCCAGCCAGATGTGGCGATTGTCTCGATGACGGTGACCGAGAAAGGCTATTGCTATATGCCCTCCAGCGGCAAGCTCAACCCGGATCATCCTGATATCGTGCATGACCTGGAAAACCCCACGCTGCCCCGTTCACTGCCGGGCCTGATTCTGGCGGCGATTATCCGTCGTCGCGAGCGTGGATTACCGCCGTTCAGCGTGATGTCCTGCGACAACATGCCTGAGAACGGTCACGTCACGCGCAACGTCATCACCCAACTGGCAGAACGCCACAGCCACGAACTGGCAGAGTATATTCAAACGCACATCACCTTCCCTTCCACCATGGTGGATCGCATCGTCCCCGCGATGACGGATGCAGCATTTGATGCGCTGGAAGCACGCTTAGGCAGCAGCGATCCGGTCGCGGTGGAAGCCGAGCCTTTCTTCCAGTGGGTCATCGAAGACAACTTCGTCAATGGCCGCCCGGCATGGGAAAACGCCGGTGCTGAACTGGTAAGTGATGTGTTGCCGTTCGAAGAGATGAAGCTGCGCATGCTCAACGGCAGCCACTCCTTCCTCGCCTATCTTGGCTTCCTCGCCGGGTATGAACACATCAGCGATTGCATGGCCGACAACCACTTCCGCACGGCGGCGCGCGCGCTGATGTTGCAGGATCAGGCCCCGACACTGCGCACTCAGGGCGTGGATCTCACCGCTTATGCCGACTCGCTGATTGCACGCTACGAAAACCGCGCCATCAAGCATCGCACTTACCAGATCGCTACCGATGGCACACAGAAGCTGCCGCAGCGTTTGCTGGACAGCGTGCGCTGGCATCTGCGTAACGGCACCTCTTGTGACTATCTGCTGCTCGGTGTGGCGGGCTGGATGCGTTACGTGAGCGGTGTCGATGAGCAAGGGCAGGCGATTGAGATTCGCGACCCAATGAAAGAACAATTGGCGAGTATCGTTGCGCACAGCGATGACGGTGCACAGCGCGTCGAAGCTTTACTGCGGATACAAGCGGTGTTTGGCGATGATTTGCGTTATCAGACCGCCTTTGTCTCGCGCGTCATCGAGTTGTATAACCAGCTTAATACGCAAGGGGCACGCGCCACGGTGCAAGCCCTTGTGACGCAGGCTTAA